A stretch of the Oxyura jamaicensis isolate SHBP4307 breed ruddy duck chromosome 4, BPBGC_Ojam_1.0, whole genome shotgun sequence genome encodes the following:
- the LOC118165811 gene encoding dysferlin-like — MGRNRFLGEARVPLRDVLSSPSLAASYNVPLLDAKKQTTGAFLIMQVSYTPPPGAAPLFPPPSPPEPSPGAAEPDTVTEAPTEEEEAEDRAATGDETEPASSGPPGSEPPSLPRKPPVHHVHGVRRRRSSPKKPLSNKPQDFQIRVRVIEGRQLPGVNIKPVVKVTAAGQTRRTRIRKGNSPFFDETFFFNVFESPAELFDAPIFITVVDSRSFRTDSVIGEFRMDVETIYSEPSEFSSWGRLLRPGAVALGDNFWGSNTGENARSHPGYPWMRYQGGGGGHEGRTK, encoded by the exons ATGGGGAGAAACCG GTTTTTGGGAGAAGCCCGCGTGCCCCTGCGAGATGTCCTGTCCTCCCCCAGCCTGGCGGCCTCCTACAACGTCCCCTTGCTGGACGCCAAGAAGCAGACCACCGGG gcttTCCTCATCATGCAGGTGTCCTACACCCCCCCTCCGGGCGCTgctcccctcttccctcctccgTCCCCCCCTGAGCCGTCGCCGGGGGCTGCTGAGCCCGACACGGTCACCG AGGCGCCcaccgaggaggaggaggctgaggaccGGGCGGCGACGGGGGACGAGACGGAGCCTGCGTCCTCGGGGCCACCGGGGTCCGAGCCGCCCTCGCTGCCCCGCAAGCCCCCGGTGCACCACGTCCACGGGGTGAGGCGCAGGAGGAGCTCGCCCAAAAAGCCCCTGTCCAACAAGCCGCAGGACTTCCAG ATCCGGGTGCGGGTGATCGAGGGCCGGCAGCTGCCCGGGGTTAACATCAAGCCCGTGGTGAAGGTGACGGCCGCGGGGCAGACCAGGAGGACCAGGATACGCAAAGGCAACAGCCCCTTCTTCGACGAG ACCTTCTTCTTCAACGTCTTCGAGTCGCCGGCCGAGCTGTTCGACGCGCCCATCTTCATCACG GTGGTGGACTCTCGGTCCTTCCGGACGGACTCGGTGATCGGGGAGTTTCGG ATGGATGTCGAGACCATTTATTCGGAGCCAAGTGAGTTCAGCAGCTGGGGTCGCTTGCTGCGGCCGGGGGCAGTTGCTCTGGGTGACAATTTTTGGGGGTCAAACACAGGGGAAAACGCACGCAGCCATCCCGGTTACCCCTGGATGCGGTACCAGGGGGGCGGAGGGGGACACGAAGGAAGGACAAAGTGA